In Xenorhabdus nematophila ATCC 19061, one DNA window encodes the following:
- a CDS encoding type I restriction-modification system subunit M yields the protein MAIKKNELYSSLWASCDELRGGMDASQYKDYVLTMLFMKYVSDKYKNDRYGIIVIPEGASFDDMVALKGKKEIGDKINKIIRKLADENRLGTMFDVANFNDEEKLGKGKEMIDRLSKLVGIFEGLDLSNNYAGGDDLMGDAYEYLMRHFATESGKSKGQFYTPAEVSLVLAKIIGINDKTPRDASVYDPTCGSGSLLLKASDEAPRGLSIFGQEMDVTTSSLAKMNMILHGHESDVHSIQQGNTIASPVFKDDKGQLKTFDFAVANPPFSNKNWTSGINPREDEFGRFGWGIPPEKNGDYAFLLHILKSLKSTGKGAVILPHGVLFRGNAESLIRENLIKQGYIKGIIGLPANLFYGTGIPACIIVLDKQDAISADFDAEGKVTRGRDIFMIDASRGFIKDGNKNRLRSQDIYKIVEVFTQQKTLPRFSRVVEFKEIVENDYNLNIPRYIDSSEPEDLHDLSAHLQGGIPNRDIDALDKYWNIFPDIRSTLFAPEREGYSRSLVDANQVKNTILSHAEFKTFAEQSLKPFATWCQSAALKEIRLKDKPKELIHEISEALLIRYESLPLLSKYDVYQILMDYWAETMQDDVYVLVQDDWKAGKKVRELVVKQAEKLKETPDFVIKKTKYKAEIIPPALIIQNYFAGQQVKIDQLQIDADNATQALENYIEENSGDDGLLNDALNDKDKVTKASIAARLKLATDNEEKTVLKQAKELFDAEIDAKKALKKYQEALDLSVLKQYSKLTDDEIKTLVVDKKWLATLEANIQAEIERVTQQLTNRVRELEERYAEPLPKINESVEEISKKVAEHLKDMGLEWTL from the coding sequence ATGGCAATCAAAAAGAACGAACTCTATTCCTCATTGTGGGCTAGCTGCGATGAGCTGCGTGGCGGTATGGATGCCAGCCAGTACAAAGACTACGTACTGACCATGCTGTTTATGAAGTATGTGTCCGATAAGTACAAAAATGATCGTTACGGCATTATTGTTATTCCTGAAGGTGCCAGTTTTGACGATATGGTTGCTCTGAAAGGCAAGAAAGAAATCGGTGATAAAATCAATAAGATTATCCGCAAATTAGCTGATGAAAATAGATTAGGAACCATGTTTGATGTTGCCAACTTTAACGATGAAGAAAAGCTTGGTAAAGGCAAAGAGATGATTGACCGCCTTTCCAAACTGGTCGGTATTTTTGAAGGGTTGGATCTCTCCAATAATTATGCTGGTGGCGATGATTTAATGGGTGATGCCTATGAATATCTGATGCGCCACTTCGCAACTGAATCTGGCAAATCAAAAGGACAGTTTTATACTCCTGCGGAAGTTTCGTTAGTTCTGGCAAAGATTATAGGAATAAACGACAAAACTCCGCGTGATGCTTCTGTGTATGACCCAACCTGCGGTTCAGGTTCTTTGCTTCTTAAAGCGAGTGATGAAGCACCGCGTGGATTAAGTATCTTTGGTCAGGAGATGGATGTGACCACTTCATCACTGGCAAAAATGAATATGATTCTGCATGGTCATGAATCTGATGTTCATAGTATTCAGCAGGGTAACACCATTGCCTCTCCTGTATTTAAAGATGATAAAGGACAGCTTAAAACTTTTGATTTCGCCGTAGCGAATCCTCCTTTTTCTAATAAAAACTGGACCAGTGGTATTAACCCGAGAGAAGATGAATTTGGTCGTTTTGGTTGGGGAATTCCACCAGAGAAAAACGGTGATTATGCCTTTTTATTGCACATCCTCAAGAGCCTGAAAAGTACAGGTAAAGGGGCTGTAATCTTGCCTCACGGTGTATTGTTTCGTGGTAATGCTGAATCCCTGATTCGTGAAAACCTGATAAAGCAGGGTTACATTAAAGGTATTATTGGTCTTCCGGCAAACCTGTTTTATGGCACAGGGATTCCGGCCTGTATTATTGTGCTGGATAAGCAGGATGCCATTTCTGCTGATTTTGATGCAGAAGGGAAAGTTACCCGTGGGCGTGATATTTTTATGATTGACGCAAGCCGGGGTTTTATAAAAGACGGCAACAAAAACCGTCTGCGCAGTCAGGATATTTACAAAATTGTTGAAGTTTTTACTCAACAGAAAACATTGCCACGTTTTAGCCGAGTAGTTGAATTTAAAGAGATAGTAGAGAACGACTACAACCTCAATATCCCTCGTTATATCGACAGTAGTGAACCGGAAGATTTGCACGATCTCAGTGCTCATCTGCAAGGGGGGATTCCTAACCGTGATATTGACGCGTTGGATAAATACTGGAATATTTTTCCCGACATTCGCTCCACACTATTTGCACCAGAGCGCGAGGGGTACAGCCGCAGCTTAGTAGATGCCAATCAGGTGAAAAACACGATTCTCAGTCATGCAGAATTTAAAACTTTCGCGGAACAAAGCCTGAAACCGTTTGCCACATGGTGTCAATCTGCTGCATTGAAAGAAATCCGTCTTAAAGATAAACCTAAAGAGCTGATTCATGAAATCAGTGAAGCTTTGTTGATTCGTTATGAATCATTGCCGCTGTTGAGCAAGTACGATGTTTACCAGATCCTGATGGATTATTGGGCAGAGACGATGCAGGACGATGTTTATGTGCTGGTACAAGATGATTGGAAAGCAGGTAAAAAGGTACGTGAGCTGGTAGTAAAACAAGCTGAAAAACTGAAAGAAACTCCGGATTTTGTGATCAAAAAAACTAAGTACAAAGCTGAAATTATTCCTCCGGCATTGATTATCCAGAATTACTTTGCAGGGCAACAGGTAAAAATCGATCAATTACAAATTGATGCGGATAATGCAACACAAGCGCTAGAAAACTATATCGAAGAAAACAGCGGCGATGATGGCCTGCTGAATGATGCCCTGAATGACAAAGATAAAGTGACCAAAGCAAGTATTGCTGCTCGCCTGAAACTGGCAACTGACAATGAAGAAAAAACAGTACTGAAACAGGCAAAAGAGCTATTTGATGCTGAAATAGACGCTAAAAAAGCGCTGAAAAAATATCAGGAAGCTCTGGATTTATCGGTACTTAAGCAATACTCAAAACTCACTGATGATGAGATCAAAACGTTGGTGGTGGATAAGAAATGGCTGGCAACATTGGAAGCTAATATTCAGGCTGAGATTGAGCGTGTAACTCAACAACTGACAAACCGTGTCAGAGAACTGGAAGAACGCTATGCCGAGCCGCTGCCTAAAATTAACGAATCAGTTGAAGAAATAAGCAAAAAAGTTGCCGAACACCTGAAAGATATGGGGTTAGAATGGACGTTGTGA
- a CDS encoding M48 family metallopeptidase: protein MAQLKIGEIDMQLNRKAIKNLHISVLPPDGIVRISAPMHMSDTAIRMAVISRIPWIKKQQQDFARQPRQSEREMVNGECHYLWGRRHRLNIVEHVGKQQVKTSGGKIYLYVPYGAPFEKKAQVLSDYYRAALKERIEKLLMHWQPIIGVMPSSWGIKKMKTKWGSCNTVSGSIWLNLELAKKPLECLEFILVHELVHLLERKHNERFMTYMDGYLPDWRERKRLLSILPLSNDVLVQTRSDTSV from the coding sequence ATGGCACAGTTGAAGATTGGCGAAATAGATATGCAGCTCAATCGCAAAGCGATAAAGAACCTGCATATCAGTGTGTTGCCTCCTGATGGGATTGTACGGATTTCAGCACCGATGCATATGAGTGATACCGCCATTCGAATGGCGGTTATCAGCCGTATCCCCTGGATTAAAAAACAGCAGCAGGATTTTGCACGCCAACCACGCCAATCAGAACGTGAGATGGTTAATGGCGAATGTCACTACCTTTGGGGAAGACGACATCGTTTAAACATTGTGGAACATGTCGGTAAGCAACAAGTTAAGACTAGTGGAGGAAAGATTTATCTTTATGTTCCTTATGGCGCTCCATTTGAGAAAAAAGCACAGGTACTTTCAGATTATTATCGAGCAGCTTTAAAAGAACGAATAGAAAAGCTGTTAATGCACTGGCAACCCATTATTGGTGTGATGCCTTCGTCATGGGGCATCAAAAAAATGAAAACCAAATGGGGTAGCTGTAATACTGTTTCTGGCAGTATCTGGCTAAACTTAGAATTGGCAAAAAAACCACTGGAGTGTCTGGAATTTATTTTGGTTCATGAACTAGTGCATCTTTTAGAGCGCAAACATAATGAGCGATTTATGACTTATATGGACGGCTATTTACCTGATTGGAGAGAAAGGAAAAGGTTGTTAAGCATTTTGCCACTATCTAATGATGTATTAGTTCAGACCAGATCTGACACTTCAGTTTGA
- the glmS gene encoding glutamine--fructose-6-phosphate transaminase (isomerizing): MCGIVGACAQRDIAEILIEGLRRLEYRGYDSAGMAVVDSENRMTRLREVGKVQMLADEADKQPVIGGTGIAHTRWATHGEPNERNAHPHVSEHIAVVHNGIIENHEELREELKARGYIFSSDTDTETIAHLVHWEQQQGGTLLEVVQRVIPQLRGAYGTVIMDSRNPDVLVAARSGSPLVIGLGVGENFLASDQLALLPVTRRFIYLEEGDIAEITRRTVRIFDINGEAIEREQIESNVQYDAGDKGVYRHYMQKEIYEQPMAIKSTLEGRLSNGQVNLSELGTNAAELLSQVEHIQIVACGTSYNAGMVSRYWFESLAGIPCDVEIASEFRYRKPARRKNSLLITLSQSGETADTLAALRLSKELGYLTSLTICNVVGSSLVRESAFALMTKAGAEIGVASTKAFTTQLTVLLMLVAYIGRLKDAEAGLEHDIVHALHALPSRIESMLYKDKLIEALAEDFSEKHHALFLGRGDQYPIAVEGALKLKEISYIHAEAYAAGELKHGPLALIDADMPVIIIAPNNELLEKLKSNIEEVRARGGLLYVFADQDAGFTNSENMKIISLPHVEELIAPIFYTVPLQLLSYHVALIKGTDVDQPRNLAKSVTVE; encoded by the coding sequence ATGTGTGGAATAGTTGGTGCTTGTGCACAACGAGATATTGCAGAAATACTGATCGAAGGCCTTCGTCGCCTTGAGTATCGTGGTTATGATTCTGCGGGCATGGCTGTCGTTGACAGTGAAAACCGTATGACTCGTCTGCGTGAAGTTGGCAAAGTCCAGATGCTGGCGGATGAAGCAGATAAACAACCCGTGATTGGTGGCACAGGGATTGCGCATACCCGTTGGGCAACTCACGGTGAACCAAACGAACGTAACGCCCATCCTCATGTTTCTGAACATATTGCGGTTGTGCATAACGGTATTATTGAAAACCACGAAGAACTGCGCGAAGAGTTAAAAGCGCGTGGTTACATCTTCTCTTCTGATACAGATACTGAAACCATTGCCCACCTTGTTCATTGGGAACAGCAACAAGGCGGAACACTGCTGGAAGTGGTACAGCGTGTTATTCCACAATTACGCGGCGCTTATGGCACCGTAATTATGGATAGCCGTAACCCTGACGTGCTGGTGGCTGCACGTTCTGGTAGCCCATTGGTGATTGGTTTAGGTGTGGGGGAAAACTTCCTGGCATCTGACCAACTTGCGTTACTGCCAGTGACTCGTCGCTTTATCTATCTGGAAGAAGGTGATATCGCAGAAATCACTCGCCGCACGGTTCGTATCTTCGATATTAATGGTGAAGCCATTGAACGTGAGCAGATTGAATCCAACGTTCAGTACGATGCCGGTGACAAAGGTGTCTATCGTCACTACATGCAGAAAGAGATTTACGAACAGCCAATGGCAATCAAAAGCACATTGGAAGGCCGTTTAAGCAATGGTCAGGTCAATCTGTCAGAACTGGGCACCAACGCTGCGGAACTGCTGTCCCAGGTTGAACATATCCAAATCGTTGCCTGCGGAACTTCTTATAATGCGGGAATGGTCTCACGCTACTGGTTTGAATCATTGGCGGGTATTCCATGTGACGTGGAAATTGCCTCTGAGTTCCGTTACCGCAAGCCTGCCCGTCGTAAAAACAGCCTGCTGATTACCCTGTCTCAGTCCGGTGAAACGGCAGATACCTTGGCTGCCCTGCGCTTATCCAAAGAACTGGGCTACCTGACTTCGTTGACCATCTGTAACGTTGTGGGTTCCTCTCTGGTACGCGAATCAGCATTTGCCCTGATGACCAAAGCGGGTGCGGAAATCGGCGTAGCCTCGACCAAAGCCTTCACGACCCAGCTAACAGTACTGCTGATGCTGGTGGCTTACATAGGACGCCTGAAAGACGCTGAAGCAGGGTTGGAACACGATATTGTTCATGCCCTGCATGCCCTGCCAAGCCGCATTGAAAGCATGTTGTACAAAGACAAACTGATCGAAGCATTGGCGGAAGACTTCTCTGAAAAACATCACGCCCTGTTCCTTGGCCGTGGCGATCAATACCCGATCGCAGTTGAAGGTGCGCTGAAACTGAAAGAGATCTCCTACATTCATGCAGAAGCCTACGCTGCCGGTGAACTGAAACATGGCCCGTTGGCGCTGATCGATGCGGATATGCCGGTGATCATCATTGCGCCAAACAACGAACTGCTGGAAAAACTGAAATCCAACATTGAAGAAGTCCGTGCCCGTGGCGGTTTACTGTACGTCTTCGCCGATCAGGATGCGGGTTTTACCAACAGCGAAAACATGAAGATCATCTCCCTGCCACACGTAGAAGAGTTGATCGCCCCGATCTTCTATACCGTTCCACTGCAATTACTGTCTTACCACGTTGCCTTGATCAAAGGTACAGATGTGGATCAGCCGAGGAATTTGGCAAAATCAGTGACGGTGGAATAA
- a CDS encoding restriction endonuclease subunit S, which translates to MDVVTVEQVLEIRDKDITEIADTIIPVGYKKTEVGVIPEDWDAVFFGDLFEDKLPRKALKSNDDVIFIGMQDLSENAQLLSQHKVKYGSLKGGLTYFEKGDVLVAKITPCFENGKGCHTKNLLTEIGIGSTEFHVLRATKHTNADFIYFWTTKKYFRKTLESEMVGSAGHKRVPLQAIQNFLLPCPRNNIEQIAIANTLSDIDVLISELETLLAKKQAIKTATMQQLLTGRTRLPQFALCENGSKKGYKQSELGEIPEDWEIICIKDVGFVDPENLGSTTSLDYKFDYISLEQIDAGVLLGTVKCTFNTAPLRARRVLQQGDVLISTVRPNLMSHYFVREDVRDLVCSTGFSVVRCLKDKLRPGYLYQHFFSAVINNQIDMLISGSNYPAINSSDVKNLKIQLGSVNEQTAIATILSDMDTEIQALEQKLDKTRQIKQGMMQELLTGKTRLI; encoded by the coding sequence ATGGACGTTGTGACGGTGGAACAGGTATTAGAAATCAGAGATAAGGATATAACTGAAATAGCAGATACCATTATACCTGTGGGTTATAAGAAAACGGAAGTCGGAGTGATCCCAGAGGACTGGGATGCTGTCTTTTTTGGTGACCTATTTGAAGATAAACTCCCCCGAAAAGCATTGAAATCAAATGATGATGTCATTTTTATTGGTATGCAAGATTTATCAGAAAATGCTCAGCTTTTATCGCAACACAAGGTGAAATATGGCTCTTTAAAGGGCGGCTTAACTTATTTCGAAAAAGGTGATGTATTAGTAGCAAAGATAACACCATGTTTTGAGAATGGTAAAGGGTGTCATACAAAGAACTTGTTAACTGAAATCGGCATTGGTAGCACCGAATTCCATGTTCTTAGAGCTACAAAACATACTAATGCTGATTTTATTTACTTTTGGACGACTAAAAAGTATTTCAGAAAAACACTCGAATCTGAGATGGTAGGAAGTGCAGGGCACAAAAGGGTTCCTTTGCAAGCCATACAAAACTTTTTATTACCCTGTCCTAGAAATAATATAGAACAAATTGCTATTGCCAACACTCTGTCCGATATCGATGTGCTGATCAGTGAGCTGGAAACTCTACTAGCAAAAAAGCAAGCCATCAAAACAGCAACCATGCAGCAGTTGCTAACAGGTCGTACTCGCTTGCCACAGTTTGCTTTGTGTGAAAATGGCTCGAAAAAAGGGTATAAGCAAAGCGAATTAGGAGAGATTCCTGAGGATTGGGAGATTATATGTATAAAGGATGTTGGTTTCGTTGACCCTGAAAATTTAGGTTCAACAACATCACTAGATTATAAATTTGATTATATTTCTCTTGAGCAAATAGACGCTGGGGTTCTTTTGGGTACTGTTAAATGTACTTTTAATACAGCTCCATTAAGAGCAAGACGTGTGTTACAGCAAGGTGATGTATTGATCTCAACTGTTAGACCTAATCTGATGTCACACTATTTCGTCCGAGAGGACGTAAGAGATTTAGTTTGTTCGACAGGTTTCAGTGTGGTTAGGTGCTTAAAAGATAAGCTGCGTCCTGGTTACCTATATCAACATTTTTTCTCAGCGGTGATCAATAATCAAATTGATATGCTGATTTCTGGTTCTAATTATCCAGCAATCAACAGTTCAGATGTTAAAAACTTGAAAATTCAATTAGGCAGTGTTAATGAGCAAACCGCCATCGCCACAATCCTCTCGGATATGGATACAGAAATCCAAGCACTTGAACAGAAACTGGATAAAACTCGTCAAATTAAACAAGGCATGATGCAAGAGCTACTCACTGGTAAAACTCGTCTGATATAA
- a CDS encoding type I restriction endonuclease subunit R: MSTVGQRERVTQDRIVKFFQTELGYRYLGNLQDRDNKNIDVDILTAWLKKQGISGTLIGRVLRQLINTAALGDGNKLYYANKDVYNLLRYGIKEKEDVGEQHQTIWLINWHNPEANDFAIAEEVSIKGENKKRPDIVLYVNGIALGIIELKRSSVSVSEGIRQNLDNQKKEFIRDFFSTMQLVMAGNDTQGLRYGTIGTPEKYYLEWKEGIDNPYPYRLDFHLSRICSKPRFLQLIHDFIVFDAGVKKACRHNQFFGVEAAKKRIFQREGGIIWHTQGSGKSLTMVWLAKWIRENVPNSRVLIVTDRTELDAQIEKVFTGVEENIYRTKSGADLIFNLNRPNPWLICSLVHKFGHRSEAEDDAATDEYIKELKKSLPSDFRAKGDLFVFVDECHRTQSGKLHDAMKSILPEAVFIGFTGTPLMKKDKKKSIEVFGSFIHTYKFDEAVSDGVILDLRYEARDIDQYLTSQKRIDEWFEANTQGLSRLGKTQLKQKWGTMQKVLSSKSRLEMIVMDIRLDMMKRPRLMDGRGNAMLVCSSIHQACTVYDLFSQTDLAGKVAIITSYKPDSASIKGEETGEGLTEQLAKYKTYRKMLADYFEQPEDKVANRVEEFETKVKQQFIDEPGQMRLLIVVDKLLTGFDAPSATYLYIDKHMSDHNLFQAICRVNRLDGDDKEYGYIIDYKDLFRSLNKAISDYTKEVFDGYDKKDIDGLLKNRLEQARLNLDAALEMVRALCEPVKAPRNTVDYIHYFCCESGADPELLSEKEALRLALYQCVAKLLRAFANIANEMTIAGYSPAQMEKIRAEVAHYEKVRDEIKLASKDKVEMKRYEPAMRSLIDMYIRADDSEVLMDFEEIGLLELIIQKGAAAGEDLPEGIRKDPEAMAETIENNVRKTIVDENPVNPRYYEHMSVLLDELIALRRQNALNYQEYLEKIRDLAKKVVRPNQNTAAYPPDIDTPPKRAFYDNFDQNTDLAICIDKTIRDTKKADWVNDRFKEREIANALRDETAEYKVDIDKIMELAKTQRDYR; encoded by the coding sequence ATGAGCACCGTAGGCCAGCGCGAACGCGTAACTCAAGATCGCATTGTCAAATTTTTCCAGACGGAATTAGGTTATCGTTATCTGGGAAATTTACAGGACAGAGACAATAAGAATATTGACGTAGATATACTGACTGCATGGTTAAAAAAGCAGGGAATCAGTGGAACATTGATTGGCCGTGTGTTGCGTCAGTTGATTAATACCGCCGCGCTGGGCGATGGGAATAAGCTCTATTATGCCAATAAAGATGTCTATAATTTGTTGCGCTATGGCATTAAAGAAAAAGAAGATGTGGGTGAGCAGCATCAGACTATTTGGTTGATTAACTGGCACAACCCAGAAGCCAATGATTTTGCCATTGCTGAAGAAGTCTCCATTAAAGGAGAAAATAAAAAACGGCCAGATATCGTCCTGTATGTAAATGGCATTGCTTTGGGAATTATCGAACTGAAGCGTTCAAGTGTCTCCGTTTCAGAAGGTATTCGTCAGAATCTGGATAACCAGAAAAAAGAGTTCATCCGTGACTTTTTCAGCACCATGCAACTGGTGATGGCAGGGAATGACACACAAGGGTTACGCTACGGTACTATTGGTACACCTGAAAAATATTATCTGGAATGGAAAGAAGGGATCGATAACCCTTACCCCTATCGTTTGGATTTTCACCTCAGCCGAATTTGCAGCAAACCACGTTTTCTACAATTAATTCACGATTTTATTGTGTTTGATGCAGGCGTTAAAAAAGCTTGTCGTCATAATCAATTTTTTGGTGTTGAGGCTGCAAAAAAACGTATTTTCCAACGCGAAGGTGGCATTATTTGGCATACACAAGGTTCAGGAAAAAGCCTGACTATGGTTTGGCTGGCAAAATGGATACGGGAAAATGTGCCAAATAGCCGCGTGTTGATTGTCACCGACCGCACTGAATTGGATGCACAGATCGAAAAAGTTTTTACTGGGGTAGAAGAAAATATTTATCGCACTAAAAGTGGTGCCGATCTGATTTTCAATCTTAATCGGCCAAATCCGTGGCTGATTTGTTCTTTAGTACATAAATTTGGTCATCGGTCTGAAGCAGAAGACGATGCGGCAACGGATGAATACATCAAAGAACTCAAAAAATCATTGCCGAGTGATTTCAGAGCGAAAGGTGATCTGTTTGTATTTGTTGATGAATGTCACCGGACTCAATCCGGTAAATTGCATGATGCGATGAAATCTATATTACCGGAAGCCGTGTTTATTGGTTTTACCGGTACACCTTTAATGAAAAAAGACAAGAAAAAATCCATTGAAGTATTTGGTAGTTTTATTCATACATATAAGTTCGATGAAGCTGTTTCTGATGGCGTAATACTGGATTTGCGTTATGAAGCCCGTGATATTGATCAGTATCTGACTTCGCAAAAAAGAATCGACGAATGGTTTGAAGCTAATACACAAGGATTGTCCCGTTTGGGCAAAACCCAGTTGAAGCAGAAATGGGGAACAATGCAGAAGGTTCTTTCCAGTAAATCACGTTTGGAAATGATCGTTATGGATATCAGGTTGGATATGATGAAACGTCCACGCCTGATGGATGGACGAGGAAATGCCATGTTGGTTTGCTCCAGCATTCATCAAGCTTGTACCGTTTACGATTTGTTCAGCCAAACAGACCTTGCTGGGAAAGTAGCAATTATCACCAGCTATAAGCCAGACTCTGCAAGTATTAAAGGAGAAGAAACGGGAGAAGGCCTGACAGAGCAGCTAGCTAAATATAAAACTTATCGTAAAATGCTGGCTGATTATTTTGAACAACCAGAAGATAAAGTTGCTAACCGGGTTGAAGAGTTTGAAACGAAAGTAAAACAGCAATTTATTGATGAGCCAGGACAAATGCGTTTACTTATCGTGGTAGATAAATTGCTGACAGGTTTTGATGCGCCTTCCGCGACTTATCTTTATATTGATAAACACATGTCTGACCATAATTTATTCCAGGCCATTTGCCGAGTTAACCGTCTGGATGGAGATGACAAAGAATATGGCTATATTATTGATTATAAAGATTTGTTCCGTTCCCTGAATAAAGCGATATCCGATTATACCAAAGAGGTATTTGACGGATACGACAAGAAGGATATCGATGGGCTGTTGAAAAATCGTCTGGAACAAGCCAGATTAAATCTGGATGCGGCATTGGAGATGGTTAGAGCGTTATGTGAACCAGTTAAAGCTCCACGTAACACGGTAGATTATATTCACTATTTTTGCTGTGAATCGGGAGCTGATCCTGAATTGCTGTCTGAAAAAGAAGCGTTACGTTTGGCACTATATCAGTGTGTAGCAAAGCTGTTGCGTGCTTTCGCAAATATTGCCAATGAAATGACCATTGCTGGATATTCTCCTGCACAGATGGAGAAAATCCGTGCAGAAGTAGCTCATTATGAAAAAGTACGTGACGAGATTAAACTCGCCAGCAAAGATAAGGTTGAAATGAAACGTTACGAACCGGCGATGCGTAGTCTTATAGATATGTATATCCGGGCGGACGACAGTGAAGTTCTCATGGATTTTGAAGAAATTGGTCTTTTGGAACTTATTATTCAGAAAGGTGCGGCAGCGGGAGAGGATTTACCTGAGGGAATACGTAAAGATCCCGAGGCGATGGCAGAAACAATAGAAAATAACGTACGTAAAACGATTGTTGATGAGAACCCTGTTAACCCGAGATATTACGAACATATGTCTGTTTTGCTGGATGAATTGATCGCTTTACGTCGTCAAAATGCACTAAACTATCAGGAATATCTGGAAAAAATCCGTGATCTCGCTAAAAAGGTTGTTCGCCCGAATCAGAACACTGCCGCCTACCCACCTGATATTGATACCCCTCCTAAACGGGCGTTTTATGATAATTTCGATCAGAATACGGATCTGGCTATCTGCATTGACAAAACAATACGTGATACGAAAAAAGCAGATTGGGTAAATGACAGATTTAAAGAACGTGAAATCGCGAATGCACTTCGTGACGAAACTGCCGAATATAAAGTGGATATTGATAAGATAATGGAACTTGCTAAAACGCAGAGAGACTACCGCTGA
- a CDS encoding ATP-binding protein — translation MDNKQYPRLIAPKLKEALTDTPVVCLLGPRQVGKTTLAKELEPGRAYITFDDSTLLNAVKSDPLGFVQGLPERVTLDEVQRVPEILPALKAVVDTNRTSGRFILTGSANLLLLPGVQESLAGRVEVTYLQPLSEQEKQYSSVTLLEKLLSNRISPSIKGEQAQLEGIADAIVQGGYPEPNTRTEERARQWHKQYINAIIQRDVKDIAAIRDEEELLRLIKILALRTGNLLNISGLSKDLGLQRDTVDKYITILERLFLVRRLPAWHKNHAKRLLKTPKIHIIDSGLACALTKLRTNDWYDFSSDFGAVLESFVVQQLICQSGWSEHELFFSHYRDKEQVEVDLVIEDGRKVWGVEVKKSASIQPKDGAGLAKLASLSGDDWQGGILFYTGNNCLPISQVPNTYAVPMNALWKE, via the coding sequence TTGGACAATAAACAATATCCTAGGCTTATCGCTCCCAAACTGAAAGAGGCATTAACCGATACACCCGTGGTGTGTTTATTGGGGCCTCGTCAGGTAGGAAAAACCACACTGGCAAAAGAATTAGAGCCGGGGAGAGCGTATATTACTTTTGATGATAGTACGCTATTGAATGCTGTGAAAAGCGATCCCTTAGGGTTTGTTCAAGGATTACCTGAGCGAGTGACACTTGATGAAGTACAGAGAGTACCGGAAATTTTGCCCGCATTAAAAGCAGTAGTGGATACTAATAGAACATCAGGGCGTTTCATTCTTACAGGCTCTGCCAACTTGTTATTACTGCCGGGGGTTCAGGAGTCATTGGCTGGACGTGTTGAAGTGACTTATCTACAACCCTTGTCTGAACAAGAAAAACAGTATTCATCTGTGACGCTACTTGAAAAATTGCTATCCAATCGTATTTCACCATCCATTAAGGGAGAACAAGCTCAACTAGAGGGAATAGCGGATGCTATAGTACAAGGAGGTTACCCAGAACCCAATACCCGAACAGAAGAGAGGGCTCGTCAGTGGCATAAGCAGTACATCAATGCCATTATTCAACGAGATGTCAAAGATATTGCAGCAATCCGTGACGAAGAAGAACTGCTTCGTCTTATCAAGATACTCGCGCTTCGTACAGGAAACTTGCTGAATATTAGTGGATTGTCGAAAGATTTAGGCCTCCAGCGAGACACTGTTGATAAATATATCACTATATTGGAGCGTTTATTTTTAGTCCGTCGTTTACCTGCGTGGCATAAAAACCATGCTAAGAGATTATTGAAAACACCGAAGATCCATATAATTGATTCCGGTTTAGCGTGTGCTTTGACTAAATTACGTACCAATGATTGGTATGATTTTAGTAGCGATTTTGGTGCTGTATTAGAAAGCTTCGTGGTGCAGCAACTGATTTGCCAATCGGGTTGGAGTGAGCATGAACTATTTTTTTCTCACTACAGAGATAAAGAGCAGGTTGAAGTTGATCTGGTGATTGAAGATGGGAGAAAAGTCTGGGGTGTGGAAGTGAAAAAATCAGCCAGCATTCAACCTAAAGACGGGGCTGGTTTAGCTAAGTTGGCCTCACTATCTGGCGATGATTGGCAAGGCGGAATATTGTTTTATACAGGTAATAACTGCTTACCGATAAGCCAAGTACCAAATACGTATGCGGTGCCGATGAATGCATTGTGGAAGGAGTAG